One genomic window of bacterium includes the following:
- a CDS encoding cobalamin-binding protein: MRIATLLPSATEIVSALGLAGDIVGVTHECD, translated from the coding sequence ATGAGGATTGCGACGCTCCTGCCGAGCGCGACCGAAATCGTCTCCGCGCTCGGGCTCGCGGGCGACATCGTCGGGGTCACGCACGAATGTGACTT